A section of the Caldanaerobius polysaccharolyticus DSM 13641 genome encodes:
- a CDS encoding YwgA family protein yields the protein MNGILNDYSNIIELLRIAGEIDGRKKLQKIVYILKSLGANFMEDFYFHYYGPYSDTLTVELEELKLMNIIEEKKDDSGLFPKYTYRLKIKNDVIRDNLKDYSNLINILNGQNARFLELVATVIYFKQEGYSRKEINNKVKIVKSERKYTDEEIDSAFDFLEKIREDYGFDII from the coding sequence GTGAACGGTATATTAAATGATTATTCCAATATTATTGAACTATTGCGTATTGCCGGAGAGATAGATGGACGTAAAAAATTGCAAAAAATAGTATACATATTAAAAAGTTTAGGAGCAAATTTTATGGAGGACTTTTATTTTCATTATTATGGTCCGTATTCAGATACTTTAACAGTTGAACTTGAAGAGCTCAAACTAATGAATATAATTGAAGAAAAAAAAGATGATAGTGGGCTATTTCCTAAGTATACTTATAGATTAAAAATTAAAAATGATGTTATAAGGGATAACCTAAAAGATTATAGTAATTTAATTAATATTCTTAATGGCCAAAATGCTAGGTTTTTAGAACTAGTGGCCACAGTTATATACTTCAAACAAGAGGGGTATTCTCGGAAGGAAATTAATAACAAGGTAAAAATAGTAAAGTCAGAGAGAAAATATACTGATGAGGAAATAGATTCTGCATTTGACTTTTTAGAAAAAATACGTGAGGATTATGGGTTTGATATTATATAA
- a CDS encoding HD domain-containing protein: MKKYFRDPIYNFIIIDDKWILDLINSKEFQRLRQIRQLGTSEVTYYGANHTRFSHSIGTMYLMDRALSQLKNVINIDDEMRKIGLAAALLHDIGHGPFSHVFEKIIGTKHEQWTINIILGDTEVNRILRGIDETFPQKVANVIKKEYEHKYLSYLLSSQLDVDRMDYLLRDSYYVGVKYGLFDVDMLIKSLLVNNDNIVVDYKGLYAVEQYVYARHYMYWQVYYHKTTRGYELLLQNILKRAKYLYEQNSLDIKIDVLTPIFKNENIDVKDYIRLNDSVILYAVLLWKDSTDKILSDLCCKYLYRDLYKAYELKQSVPISLDEIKEKLNSQGMDDEYYLVLDRPSNVTYDYYVEGEEGEKPPILINNKGKIKSITRFSDSIRAISGNQGIKYYLYFPRNNYEGINICDDIIKYLDKYLEGLE, translated from the coding sequence ATGAAAAAATATTTTAGAGATCCAATCTATAATTTCATAATAATAGATGATAAGTGGATTTTAGATTTGATAAACAGTAAAGAATTTCAGAGATTACGACAAATTAGGCAACTTGGTACATCGGAAGTTACATATTATGGCGCAAACCATACCAGATTTTCACATTCTATAGGTACTATGTATTTAATGGACAGAGCACTATCTCAATTAAAAAATGTAATTAATATAGATGACGAAATGAGGAAGATAGGATTAGCTGCAGCCTTATTACATGATATCGGACATGGACCATTTTCCCATGTATTTGAAAAAATAATAGGCACAAAACATGAACAATGGACAATTAACATTATTCTTGGCGATACTGAGGTAAATAGGATTTTAAGAGGTATTGATGAAACCTTTCCCCAAAAAGTTGCTAACGTGATTAAGAAAGAGTATGAACATAAGTATCTGAGTTATTTGTTATCAAGTCAACTCGATGTAGATAGAATGGATTATTTACTAAGAGATAGCTATTATGTAGGTGTAAAATATGGGCTATTTGATGTAGATATGCTTATAAAGTCTTTGTTGGTAAACAATGATAATATAGTTGTGGATTATAAAGGATTATATGCTGTGGAGCAATATGTATATGCCAGGCATTATATGTATTGGCAAGTATACTATCACAAAACTACTAGAGGATATGAATTGTTGCTTCAAAATATTTTGAAGAGAGCGAAATACTTATATGAACAGAATTCCTTGGATATAAAAATAGATGTATTGACTCCTATATTTAAGAATGAGAATATAGACGTAAAAGACTATATACGTTTAAATGACAGTGTAATTTTATATGCGGTTCTACTGTGGAAGGATTCAACTGATAAGATATTAAGTGATTTATGCTGCAAATATTTGTATAGGGATTTATATAAAGCCTATGAATTAAAACAAAGTGTACCTATAAGCTTAGATGAAATAAAGGAAAAACTGAATAGTCAAGGAATGGATGATGAATATTATCTCGTTCTTGATAGACCTAGTAATGTGACATATGATTATTATGTCGAAGGTGAAGAAGGGGAAAAACCACCGATTTTAATTAACAACAAAGGTAAAATCAAATCTATTACTAGATTTTCTGACTCGATAAGAGCTATATCTGGGAACCAGGGAATTAAGTACTATTTATATTTTCCAAGAAATAATTATGAAGGTATCAATATATGTGATGATATAATAAAGTATCTAGATAAATATTTGGAGGGATTGGAGTGA
- a CDS encoding polysaccharide biosynthesis protein codes for MWKNKRKVSLLIIDTLLLNIAYFFSFYLRFDYNIPYQYFILYKKSFYLVTLISIITFIFFKQYNKIWRYANLRDIMDLMVVTTISSGMSSLALFLLEIHLPRSIYPLYWFLSIILITSSRILYGNYMNYNNNALKNVAHKKVLIIGAGSAGRMLIRELKNHPEIGLKPIAILDDDKSKLYRSIDGVPVMGKIDDIQDIVNEKEISEVIFAIPSAPKSLLKKVIEKCSEIHIKVKTLPGIYELVDGTVSVNNIRDVDINDLLRREPVKVNLDEMSSYIKGKKVMITGGGGSIGSELCRQVARFSPSHLIILDIYENNMYDVQQELKRKYPDLNMSCIIASIRDERRISNIFKKYRPDIVFHAAAHKHVPLMEDNPQEAIKNNVYGTLNLVKYADLHNVKKFVMISTDKAVNPTSIMGATKRICEMIIQSFDKKSNTEFVAVRFGNVLGSNGSVIPLFKKQIAEGGPVTVTHEEVKRYFMTIPEAVQLVIQAGALAKGGEIFVLDMGEPVKIIDLARDLIRLSGFEPDVDIPIVITGLRPGEKLFEELLLSEDKYASTKHDKIFIEKPIFDDYDGLMLLLEKYRATIDDMSIDEVKAFIKKLVPEYNPLHVEVREEIAATEDIVDNLTNNV; via the coding sequence ATGTGGAAAAATAAGAGAAAAGTTTCACTGTTAATAATAGATACGTTATTATTGAATATAGCGTACTTTTTCTCTTTTTATTTACGATTTGATTACAATATTCCATACCAATATTTCATCCTATATAAAAAGTCCTTTTATTTGGTTACTCTCATTAGTATTATTACATTTATATTTTTTAAGCAATATAATAAGATATGGAGATATGCAAATTTAAGGGATATCATGGATTTGATGGTAGTTACGACTATAAGCAGCGGCATGTCATCATTGGCATTATTTTTGCTGGAGATACATTTGCCTCGCTCTATTTATCCGTTATATTGGTTTTTAAGTATTATATTGATAACTAGTAGTCGTATTTTATATGGAAATTACATGAATTATAACAATAATGCGCTAAAAAATGTTGCACACAAGAAAGTCTTGATTATTGGTGCTGGAAGTGCAGGTCGAATGCTCATAAGGGAGTTAAAAAACCACCCTGAAATCGGTTTGAAACCGATAGCAATACTTGATGACGATAAATCTAAATTGTATAGAAGCATTGATGGGGTACCCGTTATGGGCAAAATTGATGACATACAGGATATTGTTAATGAAAAGGAAATTAGCGAGGTTATATTTGCTATTCCTTCTGCTCCGAAATCTTTATTAAAAAAAGTTATTGAAAAGTGTAGCGAAATACATATAAAAGTTAAAACATTACCTGGGATATATGAACTGGTAGACGGAACTGTATCGGTGAATAATATAAGGGATGTGGACATAAACGATTTATTGAGGCGAGAACCAGTTAAGGTAAATTTAGATGAGATGAGTAGTTACATCAAAGGTAAAAAAGTAATGATTACAGGTGGGGGAGGCTCTATTGGATCCGAACTTTGCAGACAGGTAGCGAGGTTTTCACCATCACATTTGATTATTTTAGATATATATGAAAATAATATGTACGACGTACAACAGGAATTAAAAAGAAAATATCCAGACCTTAATATGAGCTGTATTATAGCGAGCATCAGAGATGAAAGAAGGATTAGCAATATCTTTAAAAAGTACAGACCTGATATAGTTTTTCATGCTGCTGCTCATAAACACGTCCCTCTTATGGAAGATAACCCTCAAGAAGCGATAAAAAACAATGTCTACGGTACGCTTAATCTTGTAAAATACGCTGATTTACATAATGTGAAGAAGTTTGTGATGATATCCACAGACAAGGCTGTAAATCCTACGAGCATCATGGGAGCGACAAAGAGAATATGTGAAATGATAATTCAGTCCTTTGACAAGAAAAGCAATACAGAATTTGTGGCGGTGAGATTTGGCAACGTATTGGGCAGTAATGGCAGTGTAATACCCTTGTTTAAAAAGCAGATAGCCGAAGGTGGGCCGGTGACTGTAACTCATGAAGAAGTTAAAAGGTACTTTATGACAATACCCGAGGCTGTACAACTGGTAATCCAGGCGGGTGCTCTTGCCAAAGGTGGAGAGATATTTGTGCTGGATATGGGTGAACCGGTCAAAATAATAGATCTAGCCAGGGATTTAATACGCTTGTCAGGTTTTGAACCCGATGTGGATATTCCCATAGTAATAACAGGCTTAAGGCCGGGAGAAAAGTTATTTGAAGAACTGCTTTTATCGGAAGATAAGTATGCTTCCACAAAGCACGATAAAATTTTTATTGAAAAACCAATTTTTGATGATTACGATGGGTTGATGCTTTTATTAGAGAAATATAGGGCTACGATAGATGATATGAGTATAGATGAGGTTAAAGCTTTTATAAAAAAACTTGTACCTGAATATAACCCGTTGCATGTTGAAGTTAGGGAAGAGATCGCAGCAACGGAAGATATAGTTGACAATTTAACAAATAATGTATGA